Within the Syngnathoides biaculeatus isolate LvHL_M chromosome 13, ASM1980259v1, whole genome shotgun sequence genome, the region TTGTTTATGTGATATACGTCTATGAAGGAGAGGCGAAGGAGGAGGAGTGTCCTGGATAGAAGACAGCACGTTGATAAACAATCAAACGCCAGCGGCTTGTGGTGAGTTTGCCACCTCTTGTGTAACGAAATGTCGAGCAAGTCGAGCTTTTCTCGTGCTGTCGCGCACTCAACACGACACCGCAAACGAGCACAAAGCACCACAAAGCGGCCTGCTCGGGGTGACACCAGCCCGTGTGCGCTTCTGGCTAACCGCCGCTCGAGTGCGAGGAGCAAGCTAAAAATAAACGAAGTGGTCAACTCCGCCGTGTTTATATCGCTTGTCATTCATGACTTGGGCCAGCGTTTCCACACCTTGACTCATATTACACGGGGGGAGGAATCACTGCACactaccaaacaaaaatgtcacaaaaagcttctggacatgtcctgCTTGAAGTAGCCACCAGATGGTAGGGTTACCGCCAAAGACCTGTTTGCAGAAAAACTCACCTGTTTGCGGTTGTCTGtgtatttttctgccttttgcGTAGCGTCCCAACATAGTAGAAGTTGGCGTGAAAGCTCAAGCCAATAGAGAATAAGTTTTTAGTGTCAAGAACGTATGTTAAAGTCACACATCTCTAAGATTTTTGAATGTCAAAGAGAAGCTAAGTTTAGCCAGGGTCGTTAGCTGAAATCACGAATAGCCTGAGCCGCATCTGTGTTCttgctatttatttttaaagttactCTCTGTCATTGCCGTTCTCCTAGCGGTGTAAATATCGCGGCGTGATGGGTAACACAAGCGAGAGGGTGTCGGCGGACCGCCACGGGGCCAAAGCCCACCGCTCAGACAGCGGCGCGGGTCACAAGGACCTCGAGCCCAGCGGCAAGATGGCGGACAGCACGGACGACCCCAACATCTTCAGCACACGCGGGTTGGAGTCCAAGGTACCGCAAGAATGCGCCCGCACAGTACAAATAAGAGTATTTAGCATTATTTGACATATATACTTCCAGGTGTCGGGAGAGAAAGAATTCCCACCTGATTTAGACGACCTGGTGAAAACTGTTCCTCAGGCTCGACCGACTGTTATCCGGTGGTCCGGAGGAGGGAAGGAAGTCTACATAGCTGGCTCTTTTAATAACTGGAGCACCAAGATACCGCTCAATAAAAGGTACAaagctgctcttttttttatcactttATTAAAGCTtttctgaaaatttcatacTAGTAAATAATGTATGGTCATTGCTGGAACCGGATCGGATCGACGTTGGTATTGGCCAACGCTCAAAGGCTTCAGTTTTGGATCAGGACAAACTTTTTTCATGGGTCGTTGTCAAAGGAACGACTGgactttcaatcttgaggcgacatAACCCCGCACGCCCCCCGCATAGTGAGGGAAAGCGGGGGTTTTACGACACTTATCAgacacaagggggcactccaccGGAATagctaagaatgagaccggtggagtatgagaccggtggaatatatgtgccgaggaagtgacttttaccggccccgttagcgctgtgctcgcgtTAGCGGCGTGCTggggtgttgctgctgtgttactggcgtgtctctgatatttaccggtaattttttattttaaccggccctgttagcattagtgctaacTTTACCACAGCACTcgcgttagcacggtgctagcattagcattaccgACTGGAATACTCTCACATGCGGGACCACCGTTCCACGATTAATACCACTTCACTTCTTCTCTTCCCAAAGTCACAACGACTTTGTAGCGATCCTGGACCTGCCCGAAGGCGAGCACCAGTACAAGTTTTTTGTGGACGGCCAGTGGCTGCACGATCCCTCGGAGGCATGTCGGACTTCGTGACTTGCAACCCAGAAATTGTACATTTActttgaatttctttttgcGAGATGCTGCCACTGAGCtaaaatgcttcaaaaaaaGGACCTGGGAAGtataatacatcatgatgaatttAAATAATACATATTACGAGAAGAAATGCAATACTagctacatctttttttttttctgtcctccaCCAAATGTAATTTGACCAATCTCTATAAATATGTGAAACGTTTGCCCCCGGTCTCCATTTTACAGCCAGTGGTGACCAGCCAGCTCGGCACCATCAACAACCTGATCCAGGTCAAGAAGTCCGACTTTGAGGTGTTTGATGCCCTGCAGGTCGACTCTCTGGAGTGCTCCGACTCATCGGGTCTGTTTTAGTCaccgtcatttctggcctacaagcgcgacttttttccacacgctttggttcatgcggctaatttgtg harbors:
- the prkab2 gene encoding 5'-AMP-activated protein kinase subunit beta-2 isoform X3; this encodes MRCKYRGVMGNTSERVSADRHGAKAHRSDSGAGHKDLEPSGKMADSTDDPNIFSTRGLESKARPTVIRWSGGGKEVYIAGSFNNWSTKIPLNKSHNDFVAILDLPEGEHQYKFFVDGQWLHDPSEALVTSQLGTINNLIQVKKSDFEVFDALQVDSLECSDSSDLSSSPPGPYGQSQYVFKPEGHFKAPPILPPHLLQVILNKDTNISCDPALLPEPNHVMLNHLYALSIKDGVMVLSATHRYKKKYVTSLLYKPI
- the prkab2 gene encoding 5'-AMP-activated protein kinase subunit beta-2 isoform X1 — encoded protein: MRCKYRGVMGNTSERVSADRHGAKAHRSDSGAGHKDLEPSGKMADSTDDPNIFSTRGLESKVSGEKEFPPDLDDLVKTVPQARPTVIRWSGGGKEVYIAGSFNNWSTKIPLNKSHNDFVAILDLPEGEHQYKFFVDGQWLHDPSEALVTSQLGTINNLIQVKKSDFEVFDALQVDSLECSDSSDLSSSPPGPYGQSQYVFKPEGHFKAPPILPPHLLQVILNKDTNISCDPALLPEPNHVMLNHLYALSIKDGVMVLSATHRYKKKYVTSLLYKPI
- the prkab2 gene encoding 5'-AMP-activated protein kinase subunit beta-2 isoform X2; translation: MGNTSERVSADRHGAKAHRSDSGAGHKDLEPSGKMADSTDDPNIFSTRGLESKVSGEKEFPPDLDDLVKTVPQARPTVIRWSGGGKEVYIAGSFNNWSTKIPLNKSHNDFVAILDLPEGEHQYKFFVDGQWLHDPSEALVTSQLGTINNLIQVKKSDFEVFDALQVDSLECSDSSDLSSSPPGPYGQSQYVFKPEGHFKAPPILPPHLLQVILNKDTNISCDPALLPEPNHVMLNHLYALSIKDGVMVLSATHRYKKKYVTSLLYKPI